One genomic window of Arachis stenosperma cultivar V10309 chromosome 10, arast.V10309.gnm1.PFL2, whole genome shotgun sequence includes the following:
- the LOC130955146 gene encoding uncharacterized protein LOC130955146, which produces MDQAASEGSGEVMDPVHERVDDNLSHEPDGAAIDAVGRGSLGERATISGEVGTSEQKGKDLGSDKELKVEPEEVESGKKCDHQKNSETMSEVDQGTSYNSSNLVNQQVVETVVVIEAVQSECVNGDSMKLELKVNESGLSKVSVRAPKGVSEMTDKNSCVIDIRCTNHKRFSESSEGERICRICHLASGRPSDATAVGTANGATSTDLIQLGCSCKDELGIAHIHCAEAWFKLKGNRLCEICGEIAKNVSGVADAGFMEEWNEGRFMDQDNSSRRFGGCWRGQPFCNFLMACLVIAFVLPWFFRVNMF; this is translated from the exons ATGGATCAAGCCGCAAGTGAGGGGAGTGGTGAGGTAATGGATCCTGTTCATGAAAGGGTTGATGATAATTTGAGTCATGAACCTGATGGTGCTGCAATTGATGCAGTAGGTAGGGGTAGCTTGGGTGAGAGAGCCACTATAAGTGGAGAAGTTGGAACTTCAGAACAAAAGGGTAAGGATTTGGGATCAGATAAGGAGTTAAAGGTGGAACCTGAGGAAGTTGAGAGTGGGAAGAAGTGTGATCACCAAAAAAACAGTGAAACAATGTCTGAGGTTGATCAAGGAACTAGTTATAATTCAAGCAATTTGGTTAATCAGCAAGTGGTTGAAACTGTGGTTGTAATAGAGGCTGTTCAGAGTGAGTGTGTTAATGGGGACAGTATGAAATTGGAGCTGAAGGTAAATGAATCAGGGTTGAGCAAAGTATCTGTGAGAGCCCCCAAAGGGGTTTCTGAAATGACAGATAAGAATTCTTGTGTGATTGATATAAGGTGCACCAACCACAAACGGTTTAGTGAGAGTTCAGAAGGTGAAAGGATTTGTAGGATTTGCCACCTTGCTTCTGGGAGACCATCAGATGCAACAGCTGTTGGAACTGCCAATGGTGCTACTAGTACTGATTTGATTCAGCTTGGTTGTTCATGTAAGGATGAGCTTGGCATTGCGCATATTCATTGTGCTGAGGCCTGGTTCAAGCTTAAAGGAAACAG ATTATGTGAAATATGTGGCGAGATTGCGAAAAACGTGTCGGGTGTTGCTGATGCTGGATTCATGGAAGAGTGGAACGAAGGGAGATTCATGGACCAGGATAACTCATCACGCAGGTTTGGTGGATGTTGGCGAGGACAGCCATTTTGTAACTTCTTGATGGCATGCCTTGTAATTGCTTTTGTTCTTCCATGGTTTTTTCGTGTAAATATGTTCTAG
- the LOC130955131 gene encoding receptor kinase-like protein Xa21 — MAKLCFYLSTFCLSLFYFMACLVLSEVNISTDDEHALLAFKSSITSDPNNLMLSNWSTSSSSSSSLCNWVGVTCDLGNGRVKSLNLSNMGLVGTIPPQVGSLSFLEELDLKGNSFHGELPHELYQLQQLKLLNLSYNNFGGFILDSISNFSKLVYLDCSSSFSKGSNTILPVIGQLQHLKVLRLDNNSLSGFIPPAISNLSSLEVISLGYNALSGEIPVSLLNISSLRHFSAGYNNLNGTLPKELCHQLPQLEFLLLDFNQFEGTIPASIVNCTSLVLLSLSNNFFTGPIPIEIGNLGKFEHLAVGFNDLSGPIPSKIFNISTLKYLYLSYNSLSGVLPSEMGYTLPSLVQLHLTGNKLVGSIPNGLFNATLLTKIDLSENQFNGLMPTGFRYLSILEVLHIGGNNLTSSHELEFLTSLTSSTQLKRIVVTGNPLKASLPKSIGNLSKSLELFQADLCKIYGNIPLEIGNISSLLNLNLYGNDISGPIPTTIKGLQKLQSLNLSYNELQGSIIDELCEIGSLSVLSLSSNKLSGVIPTCLGNMASLRIVYMDSNKLISEIPSSFWNLKDVLEVNLSSNALVGELPYDIGRLRALVLLDLSKNEFSGNIPTTISSLGTLQNLSLASNKFQGSIPASFGEMVSLSSLDLSRNLLSGAIPKSLESLVYLKYINLSYNKLQGEIPNDGPFVNFTAQSFMHNEALCGNPRLLVPPCSKKDRQRSRTMLLLLKCIPPIVVSIILVVAFIVVLQCKRKNVKTRHERNSSTLETRRLSYYELVRATNGFSESNLIGKGGFGSVYQGKLSGGLIVAIKVLDLDSEETAHSFEVECNAMRNLRHRNLVKIISSCSNDDFKSLVMEFMPNGSLDKWLYSHEYCLDFFERLSIMLDVASALEYLHHGFSTPVVHCDLKPSNVLLDEDMVAHVSDFGIAKLLDKGQSKVHTKTYLATLGYVAPEYGSMGIISVKGDVYSYGIMLMEVFTRKMPTDDMFAAELSLKSWINQSLPNSIIEVVDYNLVQLYGEQIDNILPHISSILELALSCCVNSPEERITMTDVVVSLTKIKNLFTQES; from the exons ATGGCAAAACTATGTTTTTATCTCTCTACCTTCTGTCTCTCACTATTTTACTTCATGGCATGCTTAGTTCTGAGTGAAGTGAACATCAGCACAGATGATGAACATGCTCTTCTTGCATTCAAGTCTTCCATTACTTCAGACCCCAATAATCTCATGCTTAGTAATTGGTCaacctcatcatcatcatcttcttctctgTGCAACTGGGTTGGTGTTACATGTGATTTGGGTAATGGAAGAGTGAAGTCTTTGAATCTCAGCAACATGGGGCTTGTAGGTACCATTCCTCCACAAGTGGGGAGCCTCTCATTCCTTGAGGAGCTTGATCTCAAAGGAAACAGCTTCCATGGTGAGTTGCCACATGAATTGTATCAGTTGCAACAACTGAAGTTGCTCAACCTGAGTTATAACAACTTTGGTGGTTTCATTTTGGACTCAATATCCAACTTTTCTAAGTTGGTTTACTTGGACTGTTCATCAAGTTTCAGCAAAGGATCCAATACTATTCTACCAGTCATTGGACAGCTTCAACATTTGAAGGTTTTGAGGTTAGATAACAACTCTCTTTCAGGATTCATTCCACCAGCCATATCTAATCTCTCTTCACTTGAAGTCATTAGCCTTGGTTATAATGCCTTGTCAG GTGAGATTCCAGTGTCTCTGTTGAACATCTCTTCATTGAGGCATTTCAGTGCTGGCTACAACAATTTAAATGGAACTCTCCCTAAAGAGTTGTGCCATCAGCTTCCTCAACTTGAATTCCTTCTTTTGGATTTTAATCAATTTGAGGGAACTATTCCAGCATCAATTGTTAACTGCACATCTCTGGTACTATTAAGTTTATCCAATAACTTTTTCACAG GTCCAATACCCATCGAGATTGGAAATCTTGGTAAATTTGAGCATCTTGCAGTGGGGTTTAACGATTTGAGTGGACCAATTCCATCAAAGATCTTCAACATTTCAACATTGAAATACTTGTATCTTTCATACAACTCTCTCTCAGGTGTTCTACCATCAGAAATGGGGTATACTCTGCCTAGCTTGGTGCAACTACACTTAACTGGGAACAAGCTTGTTGGAAGCATTCCAAATGGTTTATTCAATGCTACTTTGCTTACTAAAATTGACTTGAGTGAGAATCAATTCAATGGACTCATGCCTACCGGATTTCGATATCTATCAATCCTTGAAGTTCTTCATATAGGTGGCAATAATTTGACAAGTTCTCATGAACTTGAATTCCTTACATCCTTGACAAGTTCTACACAGTTGAAGCGTATTGTAGTAACCGGCAATCCTTTAAAGGCGAGTCTTCCTAAGTCGATTGGAAACTTATCAAAGTCTCTTGAACTTTTTCAAGCAGATCTCTGTAAAATTTATGGCAACATTCCATTGGAAATAGGAAACATAAGTAGCTTGttgaatttaaatttgtatGGGAATGATATAAGTGGACCAATTCCTACTACAATTAAAGGGTTACAGAAGCTTCAGTCTTTGAATTTGAGCTACAATGAATTGCAGGGATCCATCATAGATGAGCTTTGTGAAATTGGGAGCTTAAGTGTGCTGTCTCTATCAAGTAATAAGCTATCTGGAGTTATACCAACATGCTTGGGAAATATGGCCTCTCTTAGAATCGTTTACATGGATTCTAACAAATTGATCTCAGAGATACCATCTTCTTTTTGGAATCTCAAGGATGTCTTAGAGGTAAATTTATCATCTAATGCTCTTGTTGGAGAACTTCCATATGATATAGGAAGATTGAGAGCTCTGGTTCTATTGGATCTATCAAAAAATGAGTTTTCAGGCAACATTCCTACAACCATAAGTTCCTTGGGAACTCTGCAAAATTTGTCCCTGGCAAGCAACAAATTTCAAGGGTCTATTCCTGCGTCATTCGGCGAAATGGTAAGCTTAAGCTCACTGGACTTATCTCGAAATCTTTTGTCAGGTGCGATTCCAAAATCCTTAGAGTCACTTGTTTATCTTAAATACATCAACTTGTCTtataataaattgcaaggagAGATTCCTAATGATGGACCATTTGTAAATTTCACTGCTCAATCTTTCATGCATAATGAAGCACTTTGTGGTAATCCTCGCCTATTGGTCCCTCCATGTTCTAAGAAAGATAGGCAAAGATCAAGGACAATGTTGCTTTTGCTCAAATGCATTCCACCTATAGTTGTGTCAATCATTTTGGTTGTTGCATTCATAGTAGTTCTGCAATGTAAGAGAAAAAATGTTAAAACTCGTCATGAGAGAAATTCATCAACTTTGGAAACAAGAAGGCTTTCCTACTATGAACTTGTACGAGCAACTAATGGATTTAGTGAGAGTAATTTAATTGGAAAGGGTGGATTTGGTTCTGTATATCAAGGGAAGCTCTCTGGTGGGTTGATAGTTGCAATCAAAGTGCTTGATTTGGATTCAGAAGAAACAGCACACAGTTTTGAAGTGGAATGCAATGCAATGCGTAATCTACGCCATCGAAATCTTGTTAAGATTATTAGCAGTTGTTCAAATGATGATTTCAAATCCTTGGTGATGGAGTTTATGCCAAATGGAAGTCTTGACAAATGGTTGTACTCACATGAGTATTGTTTAGATTTCTTTGAAAGGTTGAGTATAATGTTAGATGTGGCATCTGCATTGGAATATCTCCATCATGGTTTTTCAACTCCAGTTGTTCATTGTGACTTGAAGCCTAGCAATGTCTTGTTAGATGAAGACATGGTGGCACATGTAAGTGATTTTGGCATTGCTAAACTCTTGGATAAGGGACAATCTAAAGTTCATACAAAGACCTACTTAGCCACTCTTGGCTATGTTGCACCAG AGTATGGATCTATGGGAATTATTTCTGTCAAAGGAGATGTGTATAGCTATGGAATTATGTTAATGGAAGTCTTCACAAGAAAGATGCCTACAGATGATATGTTTGCTGCAGAATTGAGCTTGAAAAGTTGGATTAACCAATCACTGCCAAATTCAATCATAGAAGTTGTGGATTACAATTTAGTACAATTATATGGTGAACAAATTGATAATATATTGCCCCATATATCATCTATATTAGAATTAGCTTTGAGTTGTTGTGTAAATTCACCTGAAGAACGAATTACAATGACAGATGTTGTTGTGTCATTAACCAAGATCAAGAATTTGTTCACACAAGAAAGCTAA
- the LOC130955392 gene encoding uncharacterized protein LOC130955392: MKGVYDDWAKAAPFTHQPKTIHKGGFLTIEEAKESLRKYEALHPEQILKRAEKAPVQIQRTAQAQRTGLMKNIPTRAEINDKKRVCRSNCRETLNLVLNWTLDKRATLGYYPINKEQLTKLVIFPEASPSDTYQFFQYGLIDTILIFDNLNIIKEFPAGFIDAVKKFKNMIDAREPRDISLKFTSSQPIFNEEGECLIPAFQVVFMSVFPGDFQPIEQVQDLSIYSDEGRLASTLARVFERAQKINKESRTRINYKSRNTLIVSSKKNQIESREMRLLVDFESAFYNFSGLLEKLPDGIRRNLCHLLKDKEDHRCQLCTSEMSEESNNVEDPTHVGKEEDETSESSINIIVE, translated from the coding sequence ATGAAAGGAGTTTATGATGATTGGGCAAAAGCAGCCCCATTTACTCACCAACCCAAAACTATTCACAAAGGAGGATTCTTGACAAtagaagaagcaaaagaatccCTCAGAAAATATGAAGCGCTCCATCCCGAGCAAATTCTAAAAAGAGCAGAGAAAGCTCCAGTCCAAATCCAAAGAACAGCCCAAGCCCAAAGGACTGGACTAATGAAAAATATCCCTACAAGGGCCGAAATAAATGATAAGAAAAGGGTCTGCAGATCAAACTGTAGAGAAACCTTAAATCTGGTTCTAAACTGGACTCTAGACAAAAGAGCAACATTGGGATATTATCCCATTaacaaagaacagctaacaaagctggtaaTCTTCCCAGAGGCCTCACCCTCTGATACATATCAGTTTTTCCAATACGGATTAATTGATACGATCCTAATTTTTGACAATTTAAATATTATCAAAGAATTTCCTGCAGGTTTTATAGATGcagtgaaaaaatttaaaaatatgattgatgcAAGAGaaccaagggatatatccctaaaatttacaagTAGTCAGCCAATCttcaatgaagaaggagaatgtTTGATCCCAGCATTTCAAGTAGTTTTCATGTCAGTCTTCCCAGGAGATTTTCAACCAATAGAACAAGTTCAAGATCTATCAATTTATAGCGACGAAGGTAGATTAGCCAGCACATTGGCAAGAGTCTTCGAGAGAgcccaaaaaataaacaaagaatCCAGAACAAGAATAAACTACAAAAGTAGAAACACTCTAATTGTTTCTAGTAAGAaaaaccaaattgaatcaagagagatgagactcctAGTAGATTTTGAATCAGCATTTTACAACTTTTCTGGATTACTGGAAAAGCTTCCTGACGGGATAAGGAGGAATCTATGCCATTTACTAAAAGACAAAGAAGACCATAGGTGCCAGCTATGCACCTCAGAAATGTCTGAAGAAAGCAACAATGTTGAAGACCCCACCCACGTGGGAAAAGAAGAGGATGAGACATCTGAGTCATCCATCAACATTATTGTTGAATGA